One segment of Thermosynechococcus sp. HN-54 DNA contains the following:
- the truA gene encoding tRNA pseudouridine(38-40) synthase TruA, whose product MMTAIAPPQTGQRLALLIQYQGTHFHGWQRQVGQRTVQEVIEQAIASVVNHPVSVVAAGRTDTGVHAAGQVAHVTVNSPIPVHRWPGILNARLPADVVIRAAAVVPDHWHARFSALWRRYRYTLYTDPCPNIFLRPWTWHYYYAPLDVEKMAAVLKPLVGRHHLSAFHRSGSNRAHSWVEVQAVSCQRRGALVEIEVQASGFLYGMMRLLVGLLVQVGQGQRSPASFTEIWQREQRHLVKYAAPPTGLCLLGVGYPESPFPLALCTEAMPQFQLASITPELSIA is encoded by the coding sequence ATGATGACGGCGATCGCACCTCCCCAAACGGGGCAACGCTTGGCACTACTCATTCAGTACCAAGGCACCCATTTCCACGGCTGGCAACGGCAAGTGGGACAACGCACGGTACAGGAGGTGATTGAGCAGGCGATCGCCAGCGTTGTCAATCATCCCGTCTCTGTTGTCGCAGCAGGTCGCACCGATACAGGGGTTCATGCAGCGGGTCAAGTGGCACACGTTACAGTCAACTCCCCCATTCCCGTTCATCGTTGGCCGGGGATTCTCAATGCTCGCTTGCCCGCCGATGTGGTGATTCGTGCGGCGGCGGTGGTGCCCGATCACTGGCATGCCCGTTTCTCGGCGCTGTGGCGTCGCTATCGCTATACCCTCTATACCGATCCCTGCCCAAATATTTTTCTGCGTCCCTGGACATGGCACTACTACTATGCCCCCTTGGATGTGGAGAAAATGGCAGCGGTTCTCAAGCCCCTTGTGGGGCGACATCACTTGAGTGCCTTTCACCGTTCTGGCTCCAATCGTGCCCATTCTTGGGTGGAGGTGCAGGCGGTGAGCTGCCAGCGGCGGGGTGCCCTTGTGGAAATTGAGGTGCAAGCTTCGGGGTTTCTCTACGGTATGATGCGCCTGTTGGTGGGACTCTTGGTACAGGTGGGGCAAGGCCAGCGATCGCCCGCCAGTTTTACGGAAATTTGGCAGCGGGAGCAACGCCACCTCGTCAAGTATGCTGCCCCCCCTACCGGTCTTTGTCTGTTGGGGGTGGGTTATCCTGAATCGCCTTTCCCCCTTGCCCTGTGCACCGAGGCGATGCCTCAGTTTCAGTTAGCCTCCATTACCCCTGAATTGTCCATTGCATAG
- the rpmE gene encoding 50S ribosomal protein L31, giving the protein MPKPNIHPQWYPEAKVYCDGEVVMTVGSTKPELHVDIWSGNHPFFTGTQKIVDAEGRVERFRRKYSGAKPQQTAKGKKTAAKPAPKTNKKG; this is encoded by the coding sequence ATGCCAAAACCGAACATTCATCCCCAGTGGTATCCCGAAGCCAAGGTCTATTGTGATGGTGAAGTGGTTATGACCGTCGGTTCCACGAAACCGGAACTGCACGTGGACATCTGGTCAGGCAACCACCCCTTCTTCACGGGTACTCAGAAAATTGTTGATGCTGAGGGGCGGGTGGAACGCTTCCGCCGTAAATACAGCGGTGCTAAGCCCCAGCAAACCGCTAAAGGGAAAAAAACCGCCGCTAAACCTGCACCCAAGACTAACAAAAAGGGCTAA
- the aguB gene encoding N-carbamoylputrescine amidase — MRTITVAAIQAQLTDDVETNILHLSDLVRQAHQQGAQVIVLPELFEGHYFCKEEREIHFQRAHPVKKHPTIAHFEALAGELEVVIPVSFFEKAGTVYYNSVAMIDAGGVNLGVYRKSHIPDGPGYEEKFYFRPGNTGFRVWRTRYGKIGVGICWDQWFPEAARVMTLMGAEVLVYPTAIGSEPHDPTLDTKDPWQRVMIGHAVANVIPVVAANRVGDEGGQVFYGSSFIANPRGDLVAEADRSQEAVLVHKFDLEEIERLRAAYGFFRDRRPGLYKALLTADGVI, encoded by the coding sequence ATGAGAACCATTACTGTTGCTGCCATTCAGGCTCAATTGACCGATGACGTTGAAACCAATATTCTGCACCTCAGTGATTTGGTGCGGCAGGCGCATCAGCAGGGCGCCCAAGTGATTGTCCTGCCAGAACTCTTTGAGGGACACTATTTTTGCAAGGAAGAGCGGGAGATTCACTTTCAGCGGGCACACCCTGTGAAAAAGCATCCGACGATCGCCCACTTTGAAGCTTTGGCGGGGGAACTGGAGGTAGTGATTCCAGTGTCCTTTTTTGAAAAGGCGGGCACCGTCTATTACAACAGTGTGGCCATGATTGATGCGGGGGGAGTCAACCTCGGTGTCTATCGCAAAAGCCATATTCCCGATGGTCCCGGCTATGAGGAGAAGTTTTACTTCCGACCGGGGAATACAGGCTTTCGGGTCTGGCGTACTCGCTACGGCAAAATCGGCGTCGGCATCTGCTGGGATCAGTGGTTTCCAGAGGCTGCACGGGTGATGACCCTTATGGGTGCGGAAGTGCTGGTGTATCCCACGGCCATTGGCAGTGAACCCCATGATCCCACATTGGATACCAAAGACCCCTGGCAGCGGGTGATGATTGGCCATGCAGTAGCAAATGTGATTCCGGTGGTGGCAGCGAACCGTGTGGGTGATGAGGGGGGGCAAGTATTTTATGGCAGTTCATTTATTGCCAATCCAAGGGGAGATCTGGTGGCCGAGGCTGATCGCTCCCAAGAAGCAGTGCTGGTTCATAAATTTGATTTAGAGGAAATTGAACGCCTACGGGCGGCCTATGGCTTTTTTCGCGATCGCCGACCCGGACTCTACAAAGCTCTATTGACTGCGGATGGTGTTATCTAA
- the rpsM gene encoding 30S ribosomal protein S13, protein MARIAGVDLPRDKRIEIALTYIYGIGLTRSKEILAKTGVNPDTRTRDLTDADIAALRAAIDEYQVEGDLRRLEAMNIKRLMDIGCYRGRRHRLGLPVRGQRTRTNARTRRGGRRTVAGKKKPAAKK, encoded by the coding sequence ATGGCTCGTATTGCTGGTGTTGATTTACCCCGCGACAAACGCATTGAAATTGCCCTCACCTACATTTATGGCATTGGCTTGACCCGCTCCAAAGAAATTTTGGCAAAAACGGGTGTTAACCCAGATACACGCACCCGCGATTTGACGGATGCCGATATTGCGGCACTGCGGGCTGCTATTGACGAGTACCAAGTGGAAGGGGATCTCCGCCGCCTCGAGGCCATGAATATCAAGCGGCTCATGGACATTGGTTGCTACCGGGGGCGTCGGCATCGCCTTGGATTGCCGGTTCGTGGTCAGCGCACCCGTACCAATGCTCGCACCCGTCGTGGTGGTCGCCGCACTGTGGCTGGTAAGAAAAAACCCGCTGCCAAGAAATAA
- the rpsK gene encoding 30S ribosomal protein S11, which produces MAPSAKRSGPRKQKRNVPSGVAHIQSTFNNTIVSITDPNGEVIAWASAGSSGFKGAKKGTPFAAQTAADNAARRAIDQGMRQIEVMVSGPGSGRETAIRALQAAGLEITLIRDVTPIPHNGCRPPKRRRV; this is translated from the coding sequence ATGGCACCCTCTGCAAAACGCTCTGGCCCTCGTAAGCAAAAGCGCAATGTCCCCAGTGGCGTTGCCCACATTCAGTCCACATTTAATAACACGATTGTCTCAATTACCGACCCCAATGGTGAGGTGATTGCTTGGGCCTCTGCTGGCTCCAGTGGTTTCAAAGGTGCCAAAAAAGGCACACCCTTTGCAGCCCAAACTGCTGCTGATAATGCGGCTCGCCGTGCCATTGATCAGGGAATGCGGCAAATTGAGGTAATGGTGAGTGGTCCCGGCTCCGGTCGCGAGACAGCGATTCGGGCGTTGCAAGCCGCAGGCCTAGAAATTACCCTCATTCGGGATGTGACCCCCATTCCCCACAATGGTTGCCGTCCCCCCAAGCGGCGACGGGTTTAG
- a CDS encoding agmatine deiminase family protein produces the protein MFPFFQPAEWLLHRACWLAFPSHEDLWGELLPQVRLEFAALCRAIADPDPITGQCRGEQLKILVLDEAGEATARSYLGDLNPQFYQLAFGDIWLRDTAPVSLINAAGERRLLCLPFNGWGKKYQLPGDSDLAVRLAMIMGVPHGAVPLFLEGGAIEVDGEGTCLTTQQCLLNPNRNPYLDIEEVESRLKPALGVSKILWIESGLVNDHTDGHIDTLVRFVAPATVVCMLPESPEDPNYEVLVAIYEQLQTLTDAKGRSLEVIPVPSPGRVTSQEGEILPASYVNFYIANTTVVVPTYGVEADAKAVEAIAKLFPSRRTIGLPARTILEGGGAFHCITQQEL, from the coding sequence ATGTTCCCGTTTTTTCAGCCCGCTGAGTGGCTGCTCCATCGCGCCTGTTGGTTAGCTTTCCCTAGTCACGAGGATTTGTGGGGAGAACTATTACCGCAGGTGCGTTTAGAATTTGCTGCCCTATGTCGGGCGATCGCTGACCCTGATCCAATCACTGGACAGTGCCGGGGAGAGCAACTAAAAATTCTGGTGCTAGATGAGGCGGGAGAAGCAACAGCGCGTTCTTACCTAGGGGATCTCAATCCACAGTTTTATCAACTGGCCTTCGGCGATATTTGGCTGCGGGATACAGCACCTGTAAGCTTAATCAATGCAGCAGGGGAGCGGCGACTCCTCTGTTTGCCTTTTAATGGTTGGGGCAAAAAGTATCAACTTCCCGGCGACAGTGACTTGGCCGTGCGCCTAGCCATGATCATGGGGGTTCCCCATGGTGCTGTGCCCTTATTTCTTGAGGGGGGGGCGATCGAAGTAGATGGCGAAGGAACTTGCTTGACGACCCAGCAGTGCCTCCTCAACCCCAACCGTAATCCCTACCTAGACATTGAAGAAGTCGAATCTCGCCTCAAACCCGCTCTTGGTGTGAGCAAAATCCTCTGGATTGAATCGGGATTAGTCAATGATCACACCGATGGTCACATTGATACGTTGGTGCGTTTTGTTGCCCCTGCAACGGTGGTCTGCATGTTACCCGAAAGCCCTGAGGATCCAAACTATGAGGTCTTGGTTGCTATCTATGAGCAGTTGCAAACACTGACAGATGCCAAGGGGCGCTCCTTAGAGGTGATCCCAGTGCCTTCGCCGGGGCGGGTGACGAGTCAAGAGGGGGAGATTTTGCCCGCTAGCTATGTCAATTTTTATATCGCCAATACCACCGTTGTCGTCCCCACCTATGGTGTCGAAGCGGATGCCAAAGCGGTTGAGGCGATCGCCAAGCTCTTTCCCAGTCGCAGAACCATCGGCCTCCCCGCACGCACGATTCTAGAGGGGGGAGGCGCCTTCCATTGCATTACTCAGCAGGAACTATGA
- a CDS encoding spore coat protein U domain-containing protein, with amino-acid sequence MRLSTGNASRFTPRQTTSGRGRLDYNLYIDAARTQIWGDGTGGSTLRTLVPVNNAPTILSIFDRIPPRQFVPAGIYSDTIVVTLEY; translated from the coding sequence ATTCGCCTGAGCACTGGCAATGCCAGTCGTTTTACCCCCCGGCAAACAACCTCAGGAAGAGGTCGCCTTGATTACAATCTCTACATTGATGCCGCTCGCACCCAAATCTGGGGGGATGGTACTGGCGGGAGCACTTTGCGAACCTTAGTGCCTGTGAATAATGCCCCTACAATCCTCAGCATTTTTGACCGCATTCCCCCTCGACAGTTCGTTCCTGCGGGCATCTACAGTGACACGATTGTGGTTACGCTGGAATACTAG
- the rplQ gene encoding 50S ribosomal protein L17, with protein MRHQRRVPQLGLPADQRKALLRALTTELIRHGRITTTKARAKAVRAEAERMITLAKDGSLAARRRALGYLYDKQLVHALFAQARERYGDRKGGYTRIIRSVRRRGDNAELAVIELV; from the coding sequence ATGCGTCACCAACGTCGGGTTCCCCAGCTCGGACTGCCAGCCGATCAACGAAAAGCACTGCTGCGGGCATTGACCACTGAATTGATTCGTCACGGCCGCATTACCACCACCAAAGCGCGGGCAAAGGCGGTACGCGCAGAGGCGGAGCGGATGATCACATTGGCAAAGGATGGCTCCTTGGCAGCACGTCGTCGTGCCCTCGGCTATCTTTACGACAAGCAACTGGTGCATGCCCTGTTTGCTCAAGCGCGAGAGCGCTATGGCGATCGCAAGGGTGGCTATACCCGCATTATCCGCAGTGTACGGCGGCGAGGGGACAATGCTGAACTGGCTGTGATTGAACTTGTGTAG
- a CDS encoding ferredoxin-thioredoxin reductase catalytic domain-containing protein, with translation MSRTYKPQQASDKNLEAMRKFAETYAKRTGTYFCSDLGTTAVVLEGLAKHKDDYGSPLCPCRHYEDKEAEVEAAYWNCPCVPMRERRECHCLLFLTPDHPFAGTAQEITFEQIREETNRFTVS, from the coding sequence ATGAGTCGCACCTACAAACCCCAACAGGCCTCTGATAAAAATCTTGAAGCCATGCGCAAGTTTGCGGAAACCTATGCCAAGCGCACGGGTACCTATTTTTGCTCAGACTTGGGGACAACAGCGGTGGTTCTAGAGGGATTAGCCAAGCACAAAGATGATTATGGCTCCCCCTTGTGTCCCTGTCGCCACTATGAGGATAAAGAAGCAGAGGTGGAGGCGGCCTACTGGAACTGCCCTTGCGTGCCGATGCGGGAGCGGCGCGAGTGTCACTGCCTCCTCTTTTTAACACCTGATCATCCCTTTGCCGGCACTGCTCAGGAGATTACATTCGAGCAAATCCGCGAGGAAACTAATCGCTTCACCGTGTCCTAG
- a CDS encoding adenylate kinase codes for MRLILFGGPGSGKGTQAAILTTLLGIPHISTGDILRAERAAGTPLGQQAQSYMDRGELVPNQVIVDMVANRLQQPDTAAGWLLDGFPRNVAQAAVFEEMLKSIHQDYDYLLFLDVPAAILQERALNRAKQAANGQQRSDDTPETILKRVQVYERETLPMIQQYMSHPKFVHINGTRTIEEVTAAIQARIGEVNRV; via the coding sequence ATGCGCTTAATTTTGTTTGGCGGCCCTGGTTCGGGCAAAGGGACACAGGCAGCAATTCTGACCACGCTCTTGGGGATTCCCCATATTTCCACAGGAGATATTCTGCGGGCAGAGCGAGCTGCGGGCACCCCCCTCGGTCAACAGGCTCAAAGCTACATGGATCGCGGTGAACTGGTACCGAATCAGGTGATTGTGGATATGGTGGCCAATCGCTTGCAACAGCCAGATACCGCTGCGGGTTGGCTTTTGGACGGCTTCCCCCGCAATGTGGCACAAGCAGCAGTCTTTGAGGAGATGCTCAAAAGCATTCACCAAGACTATGATTACTTGCTCTTCTTAGATGTGCCTGCTGCGATTCTCCAAGAACGCGCCCTCAATCGCGCCAAGCAAGCTGCCAATGGTCAGCAGCGCTCCGATGATACCCCTGAAACCATCCTCAAGCGGGTACAGGTCTATGAGCGGGAAACCCTACCGATGATTCAACAGTACATGAGTCATCCCAAGTTTGTGCACATTAATGGAACACGTACGATTGAAGAGGTAACTGCTGCCATTCAAGCACGTATTGGGGAGGTGAACCGTGTCTAA
- the rpsI gene encoding 30S ribosomal protein S9, which produces MQIADQSKRVVYLGTGRRKSAVARVRLIPGSGQLLINGRNGADYLQNNPIYLNLVKAPLETLGLESSYDIYVNATGGGLTGQADAIRLGIARALCQLDIENRKPLKTEGYLTRDPRAKERRKYGLRKARKAPQYSKR; this is translated from the coding sequence ATGCAGATTGCTGATCAGTCTAAGCGGGTAGTTTACTTGGGAACTGGTCGCCGCAAGTCGGCGGTGGCACGGGTACGCCTGATCCCTGGCAGCGGTCAATTGTTGATCAATGGCCGCAACGGGGCTGATTACCTGCAAAACAACCCCATCTATCTCAACTTAGTGAAAGCACCCCTTGAAACCCTTGGCCTTGAAAGTAGCTACGATATTTATGTCAATGCTACGGGGGGTGGTCTGACAGGGCAAGCGGATGCCATTCGTTTAGGGATTGCTCGTGCCCTGTGTCAACTGGACATCGAAAACCGTAAGCCGTTGAAAACGGAAGGCTACCTCACCCGCGATCCCCGTGCCAAGGAGCGGCGTAAGTACGGTCTGCGCAAAGCCCGCAAAGCCCCCCAATACTCAAAACGCTAA
- the infA gene encoding translation initiation factor IF-1: MSKQDAIEIEGTVTESLPNAMFRVDLDNGFNVLAHISGKIRRNYIKILPGDRVKVELTPYDLTKGRITYRLRKK, translated from the coding sequence GTGTCTAAACAGGATGCCATTGAAATTGAAGGAACAGTGACCGAGTCATTGCCCAACGCCATGTTTCGGGTGGATCTGGACAATGGCTTTAATGTCCTTGCCCATATTTCCGGTAAGATTCGCCGCAACTACATCAAAATTTTGCCGGGCGATCGCGTGAAGGTGGAATTGACCCCCTATGACCTGACCAAGGGGCGCATTACCTATCGCCTGCGCAAAAAGTAG
- a CDS encoding DNA-directed RNA polymerase subunit alpha: MAYQIECLETRVEEDQGQYGQFALHPLAPGQGITVGNALRRVLLSNLPGSAVTAVRIAGVNHEFSTIPGVREDVMDILLQMKQLVIRSHTSEPHMGRLFAQAPENEPLTVTAGMVQLGSEVEVVNPNHYIATLMPGATLEMEFKIEQDRGYRSVERVRDDRLALDYLQLDAVFMPVRRVNYTVDSVRSTGAEGDRQLQDYLKLEIWTNGSLTPQDALNQAATILVDLFSPLKEVPLHTSEATTTDEHDETGQIPIEQLNLSVRAYNCLKRAQVNTVADLLEYSQEELLEIKNFGQKSAEEVIEALQKHLGITLPPQKTARN, encoded by the coding sequence ATGGCATATCAAATTGAATGTTTGGAAACACGGGTTGAGGAGGATCAGGGGCAGTACGGCCAATTTGCGCTGCACCCCCTCGCCCCCGGTCAAGGGATTACGGTGGGGAATGCCCTGCGGCGGGTTCTCCTTTCCAACTTACCCGGTAGTGCCGTGACAGCGGTGCGCATTGCCGGCGTGAATCATGAGTTTTCAACGATTCCCGGTGTGCGCGAAGATGTCATGGACATTCTGCTGCAAATGAAGCAGCTGGTGATTCGCAGCCACACTTCAGAACCCCACATGGGTCGCCTTTTTGCCCAAGCCCCTGAGAATGAGCCATTGACGGTCACCGCTGGTATGGTGCAACTTGGCTCTGAAGTGGAGGTGGTCAACCCCAACCACTATATTGCCACGCTGATGCCGGGGGCAACCTTGGAAATGGAATTCAAGATTGAACAGGATCGCGGCTATCGCTCAGTGGAGCGGGTACGGGACGATCGCCTTGCTTTGGACTATCTCCAGTTGGATGCGGTTTTCATGCCCGTGCGACGGGTGAACTATACCGTTGATTCGGTGCGCAGTACGGGTGCAGAGGGCGATCGCCAGCTCCAAGACTATCTAAAGCTGGAAATCTGGACGAATGGGAGTTTGACCCCCCAAGATGCCCTCAATCAGGCAGCAACGATTCTCGTTGATCTCTTTAGCCCCTTGAAGGAAGTGCCCCTGCACACATCTGAGGCCACCACCACCGATGAGCATGACGAAACGGGACAGATTCCCATTGAGCAACTCAATTTGTCGGTGCGTGCCTACAACTGTCTCAAGCGTGCCCAAGTGAATACGGTTGCTGACCTCCTTGAGTATTCCCAAGAAGAGCTACTGGAGATCAAAAACTTCGGTCAAAAGTCTGCCGAAGAAGTGATCGAAGCTCTGCAAAAGCATTTGGGAATTACCCTGCCTCCCCAAAAAACTGCCCGTAACTAG
- a CDS encoding cysteine desulfurase family protein has product MKPIYLDGLATTPVDPQVLAAMLPYFSDRPGNASNRAHAYGWEAAAAIDRAREIIASAIHAHPEEIIFTSGATEADNLAIKGVAEAYYGRGRHIITVQTEHNAVLAPCRYLESLGFRVTYLGVNQQGFIDLTELEQAFTHETILVSVMAANNEIGVLQPLAEIGHRCRDRQVLFHTDAAQALGKIPLDVQALQVDLMSLTAHKLYGPKGIGALYVRRDRPRVQLAPQLHGGSQEQGWRSGTLATPLIVGFGAAVQLAQERQATDIPHLRHLKERLWQGLASLGDIYLNGDWQQSLPNCLNVSIGGVEGNALLQSIYPHVALSPGAACSSDKPTPSHVLLALGRSPTLARASLRFGLLRTTTETEIDLALQQIHHSIQQLRHQR; this is encoded by the coding sequence ATGAAGCCAATTTACTTAGATGGACTGGCAACAACACCGGTGGATCCCCAAGTGCTGGCAGCCATGTTGCCCTATTTTAGCGATCGCCCCGGCAATGCCAGTAATCGTGCCCATGCCTACGGTTGGGAGGCAGCGGCGGCCATTGATCGTGCTCGCGAAATCATTGCCTCAGCCATCCACGCTCATCCAGAGGAGATTATTTTTACCAGTGGTGCCACCGAGGCAGACAACTTGGCGATCAAGGGTGTGGCCGAAGCCTACTACGGTCGCGGTCGCCATATTATTACGGTTCAGACAGAACACAATGCCGTGCTTGCCCCCTGCCGCTATCTGGAGTCCTTGGGCTTTCGGGTGACCTATCTGGGGGTGAATCAGCAAGGGTTCATTGATCTAACTGAGCTAGAGCAAGCCTTTACCCATGAGACCATCTTAGTGTCCGTGATGGCCGCGAATAATGAAATTGGCGTGCTCCAACCCTTGGCTGAAATTGGTCACCGCTGTCGCGATCGCCAAGTTTTATTCCACACCGATGCAGCACAGGCTCTCGGCAAAATCCCCTTGGATGTTCAAGCACTTCAGGTGGATCTGATGTCTCTGACGGCCCACAAACTCTATGGCCCCAAGGGCATTGGTGCCCTCTATGTGCGACGCGATCGCCCCCGCGTCCAACTCGCCCCTCAACTTCATGGCGGCAGTCAAGAACAGGGCTGGCGATCCGGCACCTTGGCTACCCCCCTTATTGTCGGTTTTGGCGCAGCGGTACAACTGGCTCAGGAACGTCAAGCAACGGATATTCCCCACTTGCGGCACCTTAAAGAGCGGCTGTGGCAGGGCTTAGCCTCCCTAGGGGACATTTATCTCAATGGCGATTGGCAACAGAGTTTACCCAACTGTCTCAATGTCAGTATTGGTGGAGTTGAGGGCAATGCCCTCCTGCAATCCATTTATCCCCATGTCGCCCTCTCCCCTGGTGCAGCCTGTAGTAGCGACAAACCCACACCCTCCCACGTTCTTCTTGCCTTGGGGCGATCGCCCACCCTTGCTCGTGCTTCGCTGCGATTTGGTTTATTACGTACCACCACAGAGACCGAGATTGATTTAGCGCTTCAACAGATTCACCACAGCATTCAACAACTACGCCACCAGAGATAG
- the rplM gene encoding 50S ribosomal protein L13, which yields MTSTVKTPLPAVDDLAPQWYVIDAADQRLGRLAAEIARILRGKNKAIYTPHMDTGDFVIVINAEKVTVTGKKRSQKLYRRHSGRPGGMKVETFEQLQARIPERIIEHAVKGMLPKNSLGRKLFTKLKVYAGPEHPHQAQKPQPLTINTIPGA from the coding sequence ATGACCAGTACCGTAAAGACACCACTGCCCGCCGTGGATGACCTTGCTCCCCAGTGGTATGTCATTGATGCCGCTGATCAACGGTTGGGTCGGCTAGCCGCAGAAATTGCCCGCATTCTCAGGGGCAAAAACAAAGCCATTTACACCCCCCACATGGACACGGGTGACTTTGTGATTGTGATCAACGCCGAGAAAGTCACCGTTACCGGTAAAAAACGCTCCCAAAAACTCTACCGTCGTCACTCCGGACGCCCAGGGGGGATGAAAGTTGAAACGTTTGAACAACTGCAAGCCCGCATTCCTGAGCGGATTATTGAGCACGCCGTCAAAGGGATGCTGCCGAAAAATTCCCTTGGCCGCAAACTCTTTACCAAGCTGAAAGTTTATGCTGGGCCAGAGCATCCCCACCAAGCGCAAAAACCCCAGCCTTTGACCATTAACACGATTCCGGGAGCCTAA
- the rpmJ gene encoding 50S ribosomal protein L36, protein MKVRASVRRICEKCRVIRRRGRVMVICTNPKHKQRQG, encoded by the coding sequence ATGAAAGTAAGAGCATCGGTACGGCGTATTTGTGAAAAATGCCGCGTCATTCGGCGACGTGGTCGGGTCATGGTGATTTGCACCAATCCGAAGCACAAGCAGCGCCAAGGGTAA
- the secY gene encoding preprotein translocase subunit SecY: MIVNRGKAPTAQETFMQMAQAAGLRGRLLITIGLLILVRLGIYLPIPGIDRAVFAQSVQDNAVIRFLDIFSGGGLSALGIFALGILPYINASIIMQLLTAALPSLERLQKDEGEAGRRKISQITRYVAVGWAVLQSFGIAIFVSSIPGAALHPGAWFVAEIVLGLTAGSIVVMWISELITERGVGNGASLLIFLSIVAYLPSSVGQTIALAESGGNIGGIVILVAVFLAMIVGIVFVQEGTRRIPIVSARRQVGRKLYREQTSYLPLRLNQGGVMPIIFASAVLILPSTLAQFTRNELVARFASYVSPAGPTPWLYVIFYLLLILFFSYFYSSLIVNPVDMSQNLKKMGASIPGIRPGKATSDYLERVLNRLTFLGAIFLGLVAIIPTAVESATKVTTFQGLGATSLLILVGVAIDTSKQIQTYVISQRYEGMVKQ; encoded by the coding sequence ATGATTGTGAATCGCGGCAAGGCACCCACTGCCCAAGAAACGTTTATGCAGATGGCTCAAGCGGCTGGCCTGCGGGGGCGACTCCTGATCACCATTGGGCTACTCATCTTGGTACGGCTTGGGATCTATCTACCCATTCCGGGGATCGATCGCGCCGTTTTTGCCCAGAGCGTCCAAGATAATGCCGTGATTCGCTTCCTCGACATCTTTTCAGGCGGTGGCCTCTCTGCCCTCGGGATTTTTGCCCTTGGTATCCTGCCTTATATTAACGCCTCCATCATCATGCAATTGCTGACTGCCGCTCTCCCCTCCTTGGAGCGGTTACAAAAGGATGAGGGGGAAGCCGGCCGCCGCAAAATTTCCCAAATTACTCGTTACGTCGCTGTGGGCTGGGCGGTTCTGCAAAGTTTTGGCATTGCCATTTTTGTGAGTTCAATTCCCGGTGCGGCATTGCATCCCGGCGCGTGGTTTGTCGCTGAAATTGTCCTTGGTTTGACCGCTGGCTCAATCGTGGTGATGTGGATTTCCGAATTGATTACTGAGCGGGGTGTGGGTAATGGTGCCTCCCTGCTAATCTTTTTGAGCATTGTTGCCTACTTACCCTCCTCCGTCGGTCAAACGATCGCCCTTGCGGAAAGTGGTGGCAATATTGGCGGCATCGTTATTCTGGTGGCCGTCTTTTTGGCCATGATTGTCGGCATCGTCTTTGTGCAAGAGGGTACCCGCCGCATCCCCATCGTTTCGGCACGTCGCCAAGTGGGGCGCAAACTCTACCGCGAGCAAACCAGTTACCTGCCCCTGCGCTTAAACCAAGGGGGGGTGATGCCGATTATTTTTGCCTCAGCAGTACTGATTCTGCCTTCGACCTTGGCGCAGTTTACCCGTAACGAACTCGTGGCACGATTTGCGAGCTATGTTTCGCCGGCAGGGCCTACCCCATGGTTGTATGTCATTTTCTACTTGCTTTTGATTCTCTTCTTTAGCTACTTTTACTCCTCCTTGATCGTCAATCCGGTGGATATGTCCCAGAACCTCAAGAAAATGGGCGCCAGTATTCCAGGAATTCGACCCGGGAAAGCCACCTCCGACTACCTAGAGCGGGTTCTCAATCGTTTGACCTTTCTTGGAGCGATCTTTTTGGGTCTGGTGGCGATTATTCCGACGGCAGTCGAAAGTGCAACCAAAGTAACAACATTCCAAGGGCTGGGGGCGACCTCCCTGTTGATCTTGGTGGGGGTGGCCATTGACACCTCAAAACAAATTCAAACCTATGTGATTTCACAACGTTATGAGGGGATGGTGAAGCAGTAA